From Actinomyces procaprae:
GGATCGTGACGGTGCTCGCCGTCGGCCTGCTGCTCATGCTGCGGGTCCAGGACCCCGCCGGACGCATCATCGTTGGCGAGTGAGGCCCCGCGCGTTTACATGAGCGCGGGCAGAGGCAGCGGCACTGTTCCAGGCTGGCATGCGGGCCCCGCCGCACACATAGGAGTGCAGCAGCGGACTCAGCGGCGCTGCTCCCGGCCGACGTGCGTGCCCCCGCCGCACGCTTACGAGCATGACCTGCTCCGAGCGAAGAGGCTTTTCGCCCGTCATTTCAACGTTCTCGTATTTCGGACGAAAATGTGGATGTGCTCCTGCGTGCGCCGAGGAGCTCGGCGCACGCAGGAGCACATCGACGCTGCTAGCGTGATCGAGTTTTCCGCGGAATCTCGCGGATCTTGCAATCGGTCCCGATGGTTGAGCGTGCGGCGGTCTCAGTCGTCGGAGACGGTGATGGTCACCGGGATGTTGCCGCGGGTGGCATTGGAGTAGGGGCACATCTGGTGAGCGGCCTCTGCCAGCGCCTGCGCCGCATCATGCGGCTGCGCGGGAATGACAACCTCCAACTCGACGGCCAGGCCGAAACCGCCCTCGCCGTTGGAGCCGATGGATACCCGGGCGCCGACACTGGAGTCACCCAGTTCAGCCTTCTGCATGCGGGCCACACCCTGCAGGGCGGAGTGGAAGCAGGCGGCGTAACCGGCGGCGAACAGCTCCTCCGGGTTGGGCAGGTTCGCGCCGGAGCCGCCCATCTCCTTCGGCACGGCCAGGTCGGTGTCGATGCGGCCGGTGGAGGAGGCGACGTGACCGTTGCGGCCGTCACCGGAGGCCAGGGCTTCGATGGTGTAAATGGGAGTGATGGCGTCGGGCATGGTGGACCTTCTTATGCTGTGCGGTTACGTAGTGCTGATGTCTGTCCGTACAGGGCCGGCATCCGATTGGACGGCCGGCCCAGCACGGACGTCCGACGGGGGACAGGATTGCGTGTATCGGTAGCTTTGTCAGCCCCGCAGGTCCGGGAAGTCCTCGGCGGCGTCGGACTCGCCCTCGCGCGCTGCGTGCTCCTCGTACTCTGCGCGCAGGCGGTCCAGGTCCTCCTTGGTCAGCGGGCCCTGCGTGGTACCGGCGGAACCGTCCTGGCGCGTCCAGGAGACGACTAAGCCGTCCTCGTAGCCGAAGCGCGCCAGGTGCCGACCGGCGACCTCCTCCAGGCGCGGCAGCTCCTGCGCGGAAGCCGACAGGGTCAGGACGAGTGCGTCGTCCTCGCAGGCCAGGTCCGCCACGCCGGTCACGGCCCCGTCGCGGTTGAAGACCAGGTGACCGGTGGACTCGGCCCCATTCCACTCGCCGTCGATCCTGCGGCTCATGTGGCTGACAAGGCGGCGCCCGTAGTCGGCCGGCTTGACGGTCGCCACGCGGGCCACCGAGCGGGAGCCGAAGTCCGGAGTCTCATTCGCATTTGCTGAACTTGTGGTCATGTAATGAGGCTAGCGTCGTGATTGAGGCCCGCCTAGCCTTATCGCCCATGGCTGAGTACCCGGGATATCGCCCGCATCGGGAATACGACGAGTGCCTCAGGCGGGTCGCCCCATGGGCGCCGCGGGTCGGTTGCTGAGCCCGATGACGACGGTCTCACTGTTACCGGAACTCCCGGAGCCGAAGGAGACCCGGGCGGAGCCATCCGGGTCTTCGGCGGTGGCCGAGCGCGAGCACGCCAGGGCGATGATGCCGGGCGCCGGCACCAGGTAACCGTCGTCGAGGTAACGCTGGTCGGCCGCGGAGACCGCGGTGTGGCCCTCAATAGCGTCGCGGTCCAGGTGTACGGCGGTGGCGCCGTCCGGGGCGACGATGTCGAAGCCGACGTCGTCTGGGGAAGAAGTGCTTCCGGAGCGCCTGGTGGTGAGGATGTCGAGGTACCCGCGGCCGGAGGCCCGCTCGGTCAGCGCCTGGACGGCGCTGACCTGCCCGGTAGCGGGATCGAAGACGGCGTCGGTGGAGTCGGCCGAGGAACCGGCTTGGACGCGCAGCGTCCTGGCGGCGTGGTTCTGTACCGGTGCCGTGAAGTCACCCAGGGGCACGACGGATGTGGGCGTGGCGCCGGATAGGGCGTCGAGGTTGACGGCATCCAGGGGGTGGACGGTTGTCTCGGCGGTGTCCTGGCTCTGGTCCGCGAGCTTCTGGTAGACGGTGTCGGGGGCGTGGTAGCGCACGGTCCACCCGTCGACCACGACCGGGCCGCCATGGCGTCCGGCGGGGACGATGCCGTCGACGGTGGTGATGGCGGTGGGGTCATCATCGGGCGCGAGGGTCAGCTCGCACCATCCCTCCCGGTCGCTCGGGCAGTAGGTGCCCAGGATGAGGGTCGAATGCCCGCCCTGGAAGAACGAGGCGGGCTCCCAGCCGGAGATCGCGCAGCCCCAGTCGTCCTCGCAGACCGGGAGACGTGTCTCCGGCACTGTGGTCAGGAGGGAACCATCCGTCAGCGACAACACGTCGTCGTCGACCATGAGCACGTGGTCGGTGATCTGTAGGTGGTTCTCGGTGCCTGACCAATCAGGATTGGAGTGGTGGTGCATGTGTTCGAAGGCGATGCGCCCGGTGGCGGTGTCGATGCCCACGAGCAGGGTGCGGGTCGGGCCGGCGCCGTAGGCGACGACCAGGTGTGCGCGGTTCGGGCTGAGGGCCGCGTAGCAGGACGCCTCCCGCTGGTCGCCGTCGCAGTCGCCGATCGCAATGGTTGACGCCGCGCGGGTTTGGATCCAATCGGTGTAGCCGCTGTTGGGATCGAGTCCGAGAACGCCGTGGTCGGTGATGACCATGGGGGTGAACGCTCCCGCCACGACGCCTCGGACGGGCTCGGTCTCGTCGAACACCCGCTGCCAAGCGACGTCGTCGTCGATCGTGTCGGGGACCGTCACCGGGCGCACGGCGGTCAGCCACACGGACCGGGCGCGGTCCGGGAAGGACAGGTACGGGACGATGACCGTGGAGGCGGCGATGACCAGCGTGAGAACTGCGGCGGCCAGCGCTGTCGGCGTGGGGCGCAGGCGGCGTTGGAGCGGTCGGGGCGCCGCTGGGTGCCGCTGTCGGGTCAGGCGCAGCAGGACGTCGGCGGTGACGGTCAGGGCCAGCCCCGCGGCGGTGATGGTGAGTGGGAACAGCGTCGGATAATTCATGCCGATCTCCCCGGACTGTTGCAGCCACAGTCTGCCGAGGAGGACCGTCATAGTGAATGCCGGCACGATGACCAGGAGCAGCACGAGCAGAGTGACGACCCGGGTGCGGTGATGACGGGGGCGTACGCCGACCAGGCGCGTATAGCACACCCAGACCAGTATGGCCACGGGCATCAGTAGGGCGAGACCGAGGATGAGCACGTCGGCCGCGGCCTCCAGCATGCCGGGGTTGCGTGATGCCTGGCTCATGGCCCGGGCTCCGGCCACGACGGCGGTGATCGCTCCTCCTGCGCGCAGACCGCATAGGACCTCGAAGGTGCTCCGGGTCTCGGTGGCGGCTTCACGCATGGACGACGGCGGAGGGGGCGGGACCTCCGGGGCGGGGCGGGTGCCGTAATCGGCGGATCGAGCGCCTGAGGACGGTGCTGCGTCGTGGGAGGTGGAGCCGTGGGAGGGACACATGAGTTAAGGATGACAGCTGACGGCGGAGTAGGGGGCACTTCGTGGTGGCGTTGTCATCGGCCGATCGCGGTGAGTTCCTAGCCGAGGCCGACCACCACGGTTTGGTGGTTGCTGGAGGGTTATTCATGGGGTGTATGTGAAGGTGAGTGCGAGTATGGCGGTGACGGTTGTTGGGAAGGTTTGTATGGGTCCTCTGTAGCCGGTGTGCAGGGTGCGCCAGGTCTTGAGGTTGGCGACGGCTCTCTCGGCGACATAGCGGATGCGGTTGATCGAGGTGTTGCGGCCTGTTTTCCGAGAAGCTTGGACTACGACACCCAAAGCCTCTCAGGAGCAGGCCGTCCTAACCCCCACCCGCCACACGCGCGTGTCGACAATCCCCCACACCCCCATGAATAACCCTCCCGCGAGCACGTGGTAGTAGTGGCCGGCCTGCTGCCAGGCCCAGACGCCGGTGATCACTGCGATGACCAGGGCGCCGAAGCGCAGACCGCGCAGCGCCTCTGTGCTGCGACGCCGGGCCGAGGTGACCGGGGCGGACGCGGGCGCAGCGTCGTCGTCGGGGGAAGCATCCACGATCCCAGGGCGACATACGGTGCCGCGCCTGGCCATGGGAAGTGCTGCCGAGATACCACGACGCGCCCCACAGCCTCCTGCCGGAGATTGTGGGGCGCGGCGTCGTCGGGTGCGTGCCGATGCTCTCCCCGGATCAGCGGTTGTCGAAGTGGGAGTCGAAGGCGGCGTCGGGCAGGTCATAGACGTGCTCGCGCGCGAACTTCAGGGCCATCGGGGCGCCGTGGAGGCGGTCCATGCCGGAGTCCTCCCATTCGATCGAGATGGGGCCCTCGTAGCCGATCTGGTTCAGTGTGCGGAAGTAGCCGTCCAGGTCGGCCTCGCCCAGGCCGGCGGAGACGAAAGTCCAGCCACGGCGCGGGTCGTCCCAGGGCAGGTGGCTGGACAGCCGGCCGTTGCGCCCGTCGAAGTGGGTCTTGGTGTCCTTGCAGTGGACGTGGTAGATGCGGTCGGCGAAGTCGGTGAGGAAGACGGCCGGGTCGATCTGCTGCCAGATCATGTGGGAGGGGTCCCAGTTGATGCCGAAGGCCTCACGGTTGTCGATGGCGTCCAGGGTGGCCTTGGTGGTCCAGTAGTCGTAGGCGATCTCGCTGGGGTGGACCTCAAGGGCGAACTTGACTCCCTCGGAGTCGAAGACGTCGATGATGGGGTTCCAGCGGCGGGCGAAGTCCTCATAACCGTCGGCGATCACGTCGGCTCCCACCGGCGGGTACATGGCCACGTACTTCCAGATCTTGGAGCCGGTGAAGCCGGTCACGACCTTGGCGCCGAGCTTGGCGGCCACCTTGGCGGTGAGCCTCAGCTCCTCGGCAGCGCGCTCGCGCACACCCTCCGCATCGCCGTCGCCCCAGACACGATCGGACAGCAGGCCGCGGTGGCGGAAGTCGATGGGGTCGTCGCAGATGCACTGGCCGGTGGAGTGGTTGGAGATGGCGTACACGCTCAGGTTGTGGCGGGCCAGCGTGTCCTTCCACTGCTGGCAGTAGGCGTCATCCTCGGCGGCGCGGTAGACGTCCAGGTGGTCGCCGGCCACGGGGACCTCCAGGCCGTCGAAGCCCCACTGCTCCGCCAGGGTGCACACCTCCTCGAAGGGCAGATCCACCCACTGGCCGGTGAACAGGTTGATGGGACGCGGCATGGCGAAGCTCCTTTGCAAACGTATGGTCGTCCGGAGGCTGACGCGGCGGCGCACGACCGGAGCCCCCCGACGAATGCGAAGCTACCGATCTCGGGCGGGGTACGGACAGAGCCAGGGGCCCGCCTTCTGCGCGCAAGGTGCAGAAGGTCGGTGCTGTGCGCTCTTAGGTCATGTCGTGTTGTTCGTTTGCGGTTGTGGGTCGGTACTGGTGATGTGGGAGGTGGCCTGGTCGCCGGCGGTCGGCGGGGCGAGTGGGCCTTGCGCCGCCCCGTTGGACCGCTCACGCCCCGTTGGACCGCTCACTTCCCGTTGGACCGCTGTAACCGGCGGCTACGGCGGTCCAACGGGGGCACAGGGGTCCAACGGGGGGACAGCGGTCCAACCAGGCCCGACCGGCCACGCACACGGGCACCCGACCGCGCACCGCCGCCCAAGCACTCGGACAACCGGACCTAGGCGTCGTGCTCGCGCAGCCAGGCCAATGAGGCCGCGATGCCCTCGAAGACGTCGCCCGCATAGTCATCGAACTCGACCACGCGCAGTGCCCGCGGCGCCGCACGCAGCGACGCGGCGACGTCGACCTCGCCGCTGCCGGCCGGCCGCTGCTGGGCCGTGTACTGCGCCATGACGGCGGTGATTGCCTCGCTGCCGTCGGGAAGTCGCGGGGGAGTGGAGGGCAGGACGCCGTCCTTGACGTGGATCGCCCTGACCCGGTCGCCCAGGCGCCGCAGCAGCGCCGGTGCGTCCGCGCCGCCGAACGCGGCCCAGAACGCGTCCACTTCCAGGGCCACACCCGGCTCGAGGGCGTCGGCGAACACCTCAAGCGCGTGCCGGTCGTTGATCAGCGTGGACGTCTCCCAGGCGTGGTTGTGGTAACCGAGTGTTATCCCGGCCTGTGCGGCAAGGGCTGCCACCGCATTTGTCTTCTCCGCCAGTCGGGCGACGTCATCGGCGGTCCGCCAGCGGTCTGGCGGCAGGTACGGGTCGATGAGCAGCTCGACGCCGATCTCCTGCGCCGCCGCGAGGGTCGGCTCGGGGTCCTCGGCCTCGATGACTGAGGCGTGCGCGGTCGGGGCGGCGAGCCCGGCGGCGTCCAGGGCACCGCGCAGCCGCTCCGCCTGCTCGACGAAGGCGAAGGCCTCGACGCGGGTGTAGCCGATCTCGGCGATACGGGCGAGGGCGCCCTCCAGGTCTGCGGTGAGGGCGTCGCGGACGGTGTAGAGCTGGACGCTTGGAGCTGACATGGCGGGATCCTCCTTGACCGGTTCCCGCTATCCTCCCGCGGGCGTGCCGGAATCGCCAGGTCGGGGCGGTGCGCAACTGCACGTCCTGGGCGGAAGGGTCCTGCAAATCCCTACCTTCGGAGTCTGCGGATCCCTACCTTCAGCCATGCTGTGGGCATGGATACGGCACAGGAAGTGGGTATTGCCGACCTCCCGCGCGCCGTGGATGCGGCGGTCAGCAAAGCCCTCGAGTCCGTCGGGACCGTTGCGTTGTAGGGGCCGCGGGGATGCGGAAAGACCATGACCGGCCTGCATCACGCCGGATCGTACGTTCTGCTCGACGTCCCCGAGGCGCAGGCCGCCGCCGACGTCGACCCGCGCATATTGCTCGAGGGCGAGACGCCACGGCTGCTCGATGAGTGGCAGACCGTCCCGCAGGTCTGGAACCTTGCTCGCCGGGCGGTCGACTTCTCGAACCAGCCTGGGCGTTTCATCCTCACCGGTTCGGCTGTGCCTACCGCTGGCTCGGTAAAGGCACACCGGCGCGAGCCGATTCATCCGTATACGTCAGCGCACCATGACCTGGGCGGAGAAGACCGATGAACTGGCAACTCCAGGCATCGGGCTGCAAGACCTCTTTTCCGGCTCGCAGCTGACACCGTCAATGCGCACCAGCCCACTCGCCGATGTAGTCAACAATGTGCTCACTCCGGGCTTCCCTGCCTTGCGCGCAGCCGGCGCGCAGGTGCGGACCCGTGCGTTGAACGGCTATCTTCAGGACATCGCTACCACCTACTTGTTTACGCCGAGGCGGTGGGCGGCCGCGTGCATCGCCACCGGCGTTCCGGGCCGTCATCACCAGAATCGTCGTGACCCTTGCGACGGCCGTCCTCACTTTCTGGCTGATCGTGCGAAAGCCGGTCTCCGTTGCCTGGCCCGGAAGCGGCGCGGACCGTAGCGTAGTGGGCGTTCGGCGTCGACGGCGTCGGGGTGATCCCGCCCCGGACCGGTGACGACCGGGCTGGCCGGGAGCCGACGCAGACTCCCGGGTACCGGGGTTGAAAGGGCTATTCCCCCGGAACTGTGCGGTCGTCCGCGCTCGCAGTTCCGCGCGCCCGGCCCCGACCGCCTTACTTCCCACATGCAGAAGAAAGGACGGAAACATGGCACTCAAACGCGGAGTGACGCTGTACGCGCTCCAGGACGCCTACGGCCGGGGTGGCCTCGGGCTGGAGGGGTGCGTCAGTCTGGTTGAGAACATGGGCGCCCAGGGCATTGAGTTTCTCAGCGACCAGATGCTCAAAGGCGCCCAGAATGCCGGCGATGCCGCTATCGATGAGTTCAACGCGATCATGGAGCGACACCCGCTGGAGCGCGTTGCCAACGACATCTTCATCAATTCCTCCCTGTTCAGAAATCGGTGGCTGACCCTGGAGGAGCAGGTGGCCTCCCTTCAGGCGGATCTGCGGCTGGCGAAGCGACTCGGCTTCCCGCTCGTGCGCCTGGTCTCCCGAACCGACCCGGCCGTGGTACCGCCCGCGCTGCCGCTGGCGGAGAAGCTGGGCATCACCATGGCGGTCGAGGTACACGCAGGTATGAGCTTCGACCACCCCCTCACCGCCGCCTGGATCGGGCAGATGCGGGATCTGGACAACCCGCACGTCGGACTCGTGGTCGACTTCGGCATCTACTGCCACCGCTACCCCGAAATCGCTACGAACTACTTCCGTGTACAAGGGGTCAGCGAAGATGTGGTTGCGTACATCGCCGACATCTACGCCTCCGGATCCGACGGTCGCCGAGCCTTCCCGCGCGCTACTAAGGAGGGGAACCGGGACGTCTACGAGTTCCCCGAGGAGCTCACGCGCCTGTTCAAGTCGCCGGTGGATGAGGTGTACGCGACCAACGCCTCCGGCTATGAGAACACGTCCCTGGACACCTTGGACGAGTACCTGCCGTGGATCAAGTCCTTCCACGCCAAGTTCTGGGAAATGGTTCCCGACGGCGTCGGCGGCTACCAGGAGGCCTCCATCGACTACCCGGCCGTTGTCGCTCGCCTGAAGCAGCTCGACTACGACGGCTACCTGTGCAGTGAGTACGAGGGGCAGCGCTTCATCATCCCCGGGGACCCGATTCCCGACGTCGAGCAGTTGACCCGCCACCAGCAGATGCTCCAGGCACTGATCAGCGGAGAATGAGGCAGCCGGAACCGTCACGCCCTCAAGCCGGAACAGCCGCGTTTCCCGGGGCGATGGAGATCAGGTCGGCTCGTATTGGACGATCGCCGGAGCGCCGGTGGACAGGGCGAGCAGCTGGGGAATGATCGTTGTGAAGTGCGCCGAGGCGTTGTGCGTCTCAATGGCGTCGTCGTCGGCCCATGCCTCCAGGAAGGTGAGGGTCGCGGCGTCGTCGCGGGCGCGCAGCAGTTCGTAGGAGATGTTGCCGGACTCAGCGCGCGAGGCCTCCACCAGCTGACGCGCCGCGGCGGTGAACTCTGCGACGGCGTCGGGACGGACGGTGAATGTGGCGATGATGCGGATCATGGGAACTCCTTCGTGCAGGGGCGTGGCTGCCGGCGGTGCGGCTGCGGCATTACAACCGACCTCGGCATGTAACTTCTACCGACCTCGGTACGTAAGATCAACCGACCTCGGCATGTAACTTCTACCGACCTCGGTACGTAAGATCTACCGATCTCGGTGAGAGAAGGGGCGGGACGGGTGCGGGGTCAGGCGGGGTCAGGCGGTGGCGGCGGTGAACACCGAGTCGACGGCCAGCAGGGCGCAGCCGCGCAGCTCGTCGTCCAGTCCGCTGGCGGCGGGCAGGATCTCCAGGTCCGTGGTGGCCAGGGACAGCGCGCGCTCATCCACGATGCGCCTGATTACGTCCAGGAACATGGGGCACCCCTGCGGCATCGGCCCGGCCAGCACTACCCGTCCGGGGTTGAAGAAGCTGACGAGCATGGCCAGGGCGTCCCCGACGGCGGTCGCGGAGCGCACCATCAAGGTGACGCACTCGGTGTCGCCGGCATTCACGCCGACGACGATGTCCTCAATCGTCAGCTCGCCGCGTTGATCCAGGCATTCCTTCAAATGCGGGCTCAGCCCCTCGACTGCGGCCCGGCGGGCGTCACGCAGAAGCGCCCAGCCCCCCGCCACCGCCTCCAGGCAGCCGGTGCGCCCACAGCGGCAGATCACCGAGTCCACCCCGGACACCTGGACGTGCCCGATGTCGCCGGCGGCCCCCGCGGCCCCCAGGTGCAGGTGCCCGTTTGACATGATCCCCACCCCGATGCCGGTTCCCACCTGCAGGTAGAGGATATTGCCGGGCTCCCGGCTGGCCTGGTCGGGGAGTGCCGAGGCGTAGCCCAACAGCATGATGTTGACGTCATTGCCCGTACTCACCGGTACGTTCAGGGCCGCCTCAAGGGCGCCGACGACGTCGTAATTGTCCCAGCCCGGCATGATTGGGGGACTCGATGGCCGACCGGTGTCCTGATCGATCGGGCCGGGGAGCGAGACGCCGGCCGCCCACGCGGGTGGCTCGTGCCCGCGCGCCATCTCCTGCAACTCCGCGGCGGCGCGCGCCAGCGTGGCCTCAGGGCCGCGGGTGATGGGCCAGTTCAGGGTACGGTGCTCGAGCGGGTGCCCGGCCAGGTCCGTCACCGCC
This genomic window contains:
- a CDS encoding sugar phosphate isomerase/epimerase family protein; translated protein: MPRPINLFTGQWVDLPFEEVCTLAEQWGFDGLEVPVAGDHLDVYRAAEDDAYCQQWKDTLARHNLSVYAISNHSTGQCICDDPIDFRHRGLLSDRVWGDGDAEGVRERAAEELRLTAKVAAKLGAKVVTGFTGSKIWKYVAMYPPVGADVIADGYEDFARRWNPIIDVFDSEGVKFALEVHPSEIAYDYWTTKATLDAIDNREAFGINWDPSHMIWQQIDPAVFLTDFADRIYHVHCKDTKTHFDGRNGRLSSHLPWDDPRRGWTFVSAGLGEADLDGYFRTLNQIGYEGPISIEWEDSGMDRLHGAPMALKFAREHVYDLPDAAFDSHFDNR
- a CDS encoding sugar phosphate isomerase/epimerase family protein codes for the protein MSAPSVQLYTVRDALTADLEGALARIAEIGYTRVEAFAFVEQAERLRGALDAAGLAAPTAHASVIEAEDPEPTLAAAQEIGVELLIDPYLPPDRWRTADDVARLAEKTNAVAALAAQAGITLGYHNHAWETSTLINDRHALEVFADALEPGVALEVDAFWAAFGGADAPALLRRLGDRVRAIHVKDGVLPSTPPRLPDGSEAITAVMAQYTAQQRPAGSGEVDVAASLRAAPRALRVVEFDDYAGDVFEGIAASLAWLREHDA
- a CDS encoding DUF2218 domain-containing protein — protein: MTTSSANANETPDFGSRSVARVATVKPADYGRRLVSHMSRRIDGEWNGAESTGHLVFNRDGAVTGVADLACEDDALVLTLSASAQELPRLEEVAGRHLARFGYEDGLVVSWTRQDGSAGTTQGPLTKEDLDRLRAEYEEHAAREGESDAAEDFPDLRG
- a CDS encoding sugar phosphate isomerase/epimerase family protein → MALKRGVTLYALQDAYGRGGLGLEGCVSLVENMGAQGIEFLSDQMLKGAQNAGDAAIDEFNAIMERHPLERVANDIFINSSLFRNRWLTLEEQVASLQADLRLAKRLGFPLVRLVSRTDPAVVPPALPLAEKLGITMAVEVHAGMSFDHPLTAAWIGQMRDLDNPHVGLVVDFGIYCHRYPEIATNYFRVQGVSEDVVAYIADIYASGSDGRRAFPRATKEGNRDVYEFPEELTRLFKSPVDEVYATNASGYENTSLDTLDEYLPWIKSFHAKFWEMVPDGVGGYQEASIDYPAVVARLKQLDYDGYLCSEYEGQRFIIPGDPIPDVEQLTRHQQMLQALISGE
- a CDS encoding ROK family protein codes for the protein MSSPIAAIDTDVLTTVNLIRTGHAITRQQLARSTGMGRNTISALINTAIAAGLIAPNGSAPSTGGRAPATWRFRQESGLVLTVGVHTSTLRLAVTDLAGHPLEHRTLNWPITRGPEATLARAAAELQEMARGHEPPAWAAGVSLPGPIDQDTGRPSSPPIMPGWDNYDVVGALEAALNVPVSTGNDVNIMLLGYASALPDQASREPGNILYLQVGTGIGVGIMSNGHLHLGAAGAAGDIGHVQVSGVDSVICRCGRTGCLEAVAGGWALLRDARRAAVEGLSPHLKECLDQRGELTIEDIVVGVNAGDTECVTLMVRSATAVGDALAMLVSFFNPGRVVLAGPMPQGCPMFLDVIRRIVDERALSLATTDLEILPAASGLDDELRGCALLAVDSVFTAATA
- a CDS encoding putative quinol monooxygenase, with amino-acid sequence MIRIIATFTVRPDAVAEFTAAARQLVEASRAESGNISYELLRARDDAATLTFLEAWADDDAIETHNASAHFTTIIPQLLALSTGAPAIVQYEPT
- a CDS encoding organic hydroperoxide resistance protein; amino-acid sequence: MPDAITPIYTIEALASGDGRNGHVASSTGRIDTDLAVPKEMGGSGANLPNPEELFAAGYAACFHSALQGVARMQKAELGDSSVGARVSIGSNGEGGFGLAVELEVVIPAQPHDAAQALAEAAHQMCPYSNATRGNIPVTITVSDD